A stretch of the Panicum virgatum strain AP13 chromosome 9N, P.virgatum_v5, whole genome shotgun sequence genome encodes the following:
- the LOC120689974 gene encoding pentatricopeptide repeat-containing protein At3g49710-like yields MLISPGLAAPAASRGSPSLTTTSPSGLGIHGRSRSGLHAPADTASRHHRDRERPALHFASPVASASFASTSSAEPIDGRRFDSEELRRLCRGPNPEAAVKLLDQMLRRGGAELEPVEQAALLQSCADAHSLAVLRRAHRLLASSPSSAIPAPILHGLATMYLKLGARGDARRVLEGPPPPPRRGKADEDAAAQAAKRREAYEKVRELHEQIRAAGYVPDTRHVLHDVDEGAKARALMYHSERLAIAFGLVSTPPGTLLRVMKNLRICGDCHNAVKLIAKVTGREIVVRDNKRFHHFKDGVCSCGDYW; encoded by the coding sequence ATGCTGATTTCTCCGGGACTCGCAGCACCGGCGGCCTCTCGCGGCTCCCCCTCTCTCACCACCACCTCGCCCTCAGGTCTCGGAATCCATGGCCGCAGCCGGAGCGGCCTCCACGCACCGGCCGACACGGCTTCTCGCCACCACCGCGACCGGGAGCGCCCGGCGCTCCACTTCGCAAGTCCTGTGGCCTCCGCCTCTTTCGCTAGCACCAGCTCTGCGGAGCCCATCGATGGCCGTCGATTCGACAGCGAGGAGCTCAGGAGGCTGTGCCGAGGACCCAACCCGGAGGCCGCCGTTAAATTGCTCGACCAAATGCTCCGACGAGgcggagccgagctcgagcccgTAGAGCAAGCCGCGCTCCTCCAGTCCTGCGCCGACGCGCATTCGCTGGCCGTGCTAAGGCGAGCGCACCGCCTGCTCGCTTCCAGTCCCTCGTCCGCGATCCCCGCTCCCATCCTGCACGGGCTCGCCACGATGTACCTCAAGCTCGGCGCCCGCGGCGACGCCAGGCGCGTCCTcgaggggccgccgccgccgccgcggagggggAAGGCGGACGAagacgcggcggcgcaggcggcgaagCGGCGGGAGGCGTACGAGAAGGTGCGGGAGCTGCACGAGCAGATCCGCGCGGCGGGGTACGTGCCGGACACACGCCACGTGCTGCACGACGTCGACGAGGGCGCCAAGGCCCGCGCGCTCATGTACCACAGCGAGCGCCTGGCCATCGCGTTCGGGCTGGTGAGCACGCCGCCGGGGACGCTGCTCCGGGTCATGAAGAACCTGCGCATCTGCGGGGACTGCCACAACGCCGTCAAGCTCATCGCCAAGGTCACCGGCCGCGAGATCGTCGTCAGGGACAACAAGCGGTTCCACCATTTCAAGGACGGCGTCTGCTCCTGCGGAGACTACTGGTGA